GATCGGTTGGATTTGGAGGTGTACCAAATCGATTATAGGGGTCCAGAGACCCACTCATCAACTCCTCCGCCTGATCATCATCACGTTAAGCCTTTGACTCATCGAGAAACTGCTGTGGCAGCTCCCAAATCTAAGGGCTTAAAGGGTGGTAGTCTAGGAAGAAAAGTAAGTCCACATGATGCATAATTTCTCTTTTGGTTTTTATCATTAAAGAATGAGCTCGATGTAGTGATACATGAGCAATAATGGAGGTTTTCTCTTGTGGCACAACACTAATTCTGACTTATCAATGTTTGGCAACCAAAATACATGAAAACGTGAATTTTTTACACAAACTTGTGTATAATTAGTtggaaaaaatttatacaaaaaatttcatgtggATCATGTTGAGGGTAGGGTTCTAGAGAGGCTCAATGTACAGCTTTTGTCAGTGACTAATTCACACAATTTCACTAGTTCTGTGGATCTTGGAGGTGGTAAATAATTAGTAGCTTTTAAATTACTTTCACCATTTCTTATGCTATTGTTTCTTTGTTGCAGGTCAATAAAATTCAAGGATAATAAGTTGTGAGGGAGGTTGTTTTAGTTTTGGTCAAATTGAAAACAGCTCAGTTTCTCTCTTACATTCAGTTGAGAATGAGCTTGGAATGTAATATATGGCAATCTTCTGTTATGCTTTACCTATATAGCAATTTGTTTAAATGAGGGTTGTGTgatctttatttcatttttgagAAACCATGTGATGGTCTTTATTTGGAGTTTGATAATTGTAACTACTATTATGTAGTTCTGGCTTTAAGAAGAATTAGCTTAATAGCCATAGTTTGTATTGTATATCAATgtaattaatcaaccaaaaaaaaagacaatgtaAGTTGCAAGATCTATAGTTAGCATTATTCCCTTACTTTCGATTATATAGAAAAACTTCATTTCTATCATTATTAAGTCAATCTTATTCTTTTCATAAGATGATTTTgattgactctctctctcttttttttttttttttttcacggcCACCGCAAGAGGAAGCTATGCCCTGCCAAATTCATACAGGGCAAAGTTGTGATAGAGTCCGATCACAttagcagtttttttttttgttgcttttctgtcaaaaaaagaaaaaaacagttatttatttatttatttaattgagaTACATTACCAATGTAGCTATATTGAAATTATCTTAACAAATAAAGGATCAAACTGTTTAACACATATGCAGTTTGTTcaatatgttaaaataaatgcgaaagtGGAAGTATAAAATAGAGTAACACAAAATCACACGAGAACTATGTGATTCAGTCTAATAACTTATGTTCACGTAAAAAATCCTTAAAAGTTACATCTTTGATTGATGTATGAGTATAGTACAAATCTTATGTTATAATGAACAATATTGATCGAacacaatataaagatatatcaTAGGCTAAATCCTAGATTAATCACGCACTAGCTGTGGTTAATAAGTTTACCGTACAAGTATAAGACTTGGAGTTGCACAAAAAATAAGATTGGCCTTGGCTATACTATATATTGTTCTAATATcttcaaatatatttgatttttggtACAACTATTCAATGAATTGCAACACGGAAGTGTTCTACGTGTTCTTCTTCTGCATTCATTTGCTTTGCATCAGAAACATTGGAAAATGTTAGCTTTTAAAATGTCAATTCATTCAGTAAACAAGCGTATACCCAGGGCTATCTGCATTTGTGACAGATGTAAATGGGACAGTAGGCTTTACAATGTTTATTCATGATAGTAACATACAACTACTGGTGTTGATTAGGCGGCCGCGGATGTGACCAAAAGACTTGCGCCAGCGAAGCTGATTCCCCTCCAAATAATTAATGTATGTTTCTATGATTGATAGATAAATTtattaacatgttttttttttttggggtaaagaGTTAAGATTGAATTGAATGTcattgttattttaaattttttttaactttattgaTATATACAAATTGAATGTGAAGGTAGGGTAGAAAGTCGACTGAGTTGTATACGAAAAATTTGGACTCATGAATTcggaaaataatttgtttatgttCGTTTATTTAACAATCGAATTAAGCTTAAGCTCTAATCTAGGATCAACTATTAAACAATTCATGTCCAAATATGATGATGTGTTGTGAACAAGATCTTGAGTATGAGATTcgacttaaatatatataatatcatatgTTTAGGAGTTAGGGCATTAGGACAGTGTCTATCTCTAAATAAGTAAGAAAATCCTCCAACATACTGCATGACGATTTATAAAACTatcaacatttatttatttattttgagaagatcaatatttatttttagccaCACGATTTATTTAACATTGAATTATgtgatttgtttaaaaaatacacAAGGATGACTTTAGGAATCTTCACGTAAAGGGTTGGAAGTAAAATTTTGTCCATATGTTTATATAGAtacatgtataaaaatatatttatatagacttgAGAATCTAGATTGGATGTAAGTTTATAAATAAGTTCATTAGATATTAAATCATTATTTGTAATTGAAACCATTGTTAAGGGATGGAAGATTTTATTTGTGAtgcttattatatataataaaagaataagttaattaaGTAGCTTGTGAACAAACATAAGTACgcttaacaaaaaaatgaacacaaCTTGAACGGActcatcatttatttattagtatataatccgtgcatatgcacggtacaattaaaaagaatcacaattatacacatatatgagttcaaattagacATAGTATAAGAGTTACCACCCATAGATATAtacatgatttttaatttttttttttttgttttttagaaatacacatgaatttactcttttttttttctttttctttttttgtttattggggttgtgataatttatttatattataccCTTTGtattttccttctcaaaaaaaaaaaaaaaaaaaaaaacttctttgtcTTTTGTACAACATTAACTCACCtagaacaaaaattttaaaaatttagatgaacatatgacacaaaattatacaacaattagaatccaatttagaatctaattggattttttcttagttttatcTTTAATTATAGACTAGTATTATTTCCATGCATACACACCTTGATGGAGATTCATATGTAagctcaaaaattttaaaataatcaaaactaaattataaaataaataataaaaaaattattaaataattaaataaatttaataaaaaaatttacttttagtTATGATTGTTTAGAGCTTAGACTTTATTAgtatttatctttaaaaaaataaaataaaattctctttGTGCTTTGTGCTAATTTCTTAATATGAGATACATAATGATTTTGATCATTCCCAATTGGGTTATGTTTAATCTATACCATAACTAGTacaaacaataataaacaaaatagtttgtcaatattttttttttctttctagttaTAGTCTAATTGAAAAAACCAACACACTcacaaattaaatacaataaccaaaaccgaaaatcaaaacatatacaaaagagttcaaaaatttagaatataaaaaaataaataaaaacttacatAAGAGAACCAATAACTTAGATGGGGGTCCATTGTTTTTCGTCTTTATATTAAACTTTCTTTGGCTTAATTAATGTCCTGCATGCAAATTCAGAAACAAAGAACAATAAGTAAGATGAATTTGTAAgattaaaacataaattataatcTTTAATTATAGGAATGACTTATTGGTTAAGAATTATTGTATCGAAAAGTTGAATGtttataaattctaaaaattttgataacagaattttagttggagtagaatttaaatttttaaaaaacttagatgataaagctttatctaaattaaattattgttaaatcttatcccTTAGTCAAGAGCTTTGTAGCTTAATATcttgataaaatattaattcaataagatgcaacttgaggaaaaaaaacaaagccaAAAACGTGGGTTGAGTGAGatttaagtttataaattttttataatagaatttaatttgaatataatttaaatttgttttaatttattgttaaatcatgaTCTcgaggaaaaaacaaaaacaaaagaaaattttg
The sequence above is drawn from the Quercus robur chromosome 7, dhQueRobu3.1, whole genome shotgun sequence genome and encodes:
- the LOC126691792 gene encoding uncharacterized protein LOC126691792, which gives rise to MELKSSTTTIFFLFLLFTVPYLSRGESDRLDLEVYQIDYRGPETHSSTPPPDHHHVKPLTHRETAVAAPKSKGLKGGSLGRKVNKIQG